One window of Psychrobacillus sp. FSL H8-0483 genomic DNA carries:
- the dacB gene encoding D-alanyl-D-alanine carboxypeptidase/D-alanyl-D-alanine-endopeptidase gives MEIRKKLFISILAVIMISGSVFIPITDDSSVEAATSYVSLKNKIDSIMLDSRMKNASSSVTIRKASTGEVVYEYYGDRSITPASSLKLLTGAAALETLGENYRFSTAVLTDGKVQKGTLKGNLYLRGQGDPTLLKIHFDNFADGLVKQGIKKISGNLVGDDTWFDSVRLSAGILAEDEPYYYAAAISALTLSPNEDFDAGSVIVEAKPTSNGNSTKVTLTPETNVLQVVNKSKTVPKGYKNTLKITRQVGSNKVVITGNSPIGTFGKKEWISVTNPTLYALDVFKKSLSEKGVTFESSSKVVQGKTPKTAKSLVSRKSMPLKDLIIPFMKLSNNTHAEMLAKEMGKVVYGEGSWDAGLKVMREYADSIGLDSRKWNFEDASGMSYSNKITSKQMSQLLYVVRSEPWFSTYSKSLPIAGLSDRFIGGTLRNRLKIAPAKGNVMAKTGSLENIKSLAGYAYTKNGETLIFTVLTEKNKTSTIPVIDQIAITITNHK, from the coding sequence GTGGAAATTCGGAAGAAATTATTTATAAGTATTCTTGCTGTTATTATGATAAGTGGTTCAGTGTTTATTCCAATTACAGACGATTCTAGCGTGGAAGCTGCTACTTCTTATGTAAGTTTAAAAAATAAAATAGATAGTATTATGTTGGATAGTAGAATGAAGAACGCCTCCTCCAGTGTGACAATAAGAAAGGCATCTACAGGAGAGGTAGTATATGAATACTACGGAGACAGAAGTATAACACCTGCATCTTCACTAAAATTATTAACTGGTGCAGCTGCTCTGGAGACACTTGGGGAGAATTATCGTTTCTCTACTGCTGTGTTAACAGATGGAAAGGTGCAAAAAGGAACATTGAAAGGAAATTTGTATTTAAGAGGTCAAGGGGATCCTACTTTATTAAAAATACACTTCGATAATTTTGCAGATGGATTAGTGAAGCAAGGTATAAAAAAAATATCGGGAAATTTAGTTGGAGATGATACGTGGTTTGACTCTGTTCGATTGTCTGCGGGAATCTTAGCAGAGGATGAGCCTTACTATTATGCAGCGGCAATTTCTGCATTGACTCTTTCGCCAAATGAAGATTTTGATGCAGGATCTGTTATTGTGGAAGCGAAACCTACTAGTAATGGAAATTCTACTAAAGTGACGTTAACTCCTGAGACGAACGTATTGCAAGTGGTCAATAAATCGAAAACTGTTCCTAAAGGATATAAAAATACGTTGAAAATAACCCGTCAAGTTGGTTCGAATAAAGTAGTAATTACAGGAAACTCACCAATTGGGACCTTCGGGAAAAAAGAGTGGATCTCTGTGACAAACCCAACCCTTTATGCGCTGGATGTTTTTAAAAAATCATTGTCAGAAAAGGGTGTTACATTCGAATCTTCCTCAAAAGTTGTTCAGGGGAAGACACCAAAAACTGCAAAATCTCTAGTATCAAGAAAATCCATGCCATTGAAAGATTTAATCATTCCATTTATGAAGTTGAGTAATAATACACATGCAGAAATGTTAGCTAAAGAGATGGGGAAAGTTGTATACGGAGAAGGTAGTTGGGATGCTGGTCTAAAAGTGATGCGCGAATATGCGGATTCCATTGGACTGGATAGTAGAAAGTGGAATTTCGAAGATGCATCGGGAATGTCTTATTCCAATAAAATCACTTCAAAACAAATGTCCCAATTACTATATGTTGTCCGCTCTGAACCTTGGTTTAGCACATATAGTAAAAGCCTTCCGATCGCTGGATTATCCGATCGATTCATTGGGGGAACACTTCGAAATCGATTAAAAATAGCTCCAGCAAAGGGTAATGTGATGGCGAAAACAGGTAGCTTAGAAAATATAAAATCGCTTGCCGGCTATGCATATACGAAAAATGGAGAAACTTTAATTTTTACAGTCCTAACGGAAAAGAACAAAACAAGTACCATTCCAGTCATCGATCAAATTGCTATAACCATCACCAACCACAAGTAA
- a CDS encoding TetR/AcrR family transcriptional regulator, with the protein MARERKFTDERLFQVTKQLIISEGYEAFTFSKLAAILQVSRGSIYKYYENRDELISEFLMFEMNRFLTDFNSLEKIGDFQTQFNVLIDFIFEHSNIYEVVEIINQIPGNSTKRVENNKSKLSEYHVEMYEQFQGFIELGRKEKVIKSYLPTSVILGMIFQIIAIPNHYGIPQTEWVTSIKEILSHGMFDKE; encoded by the coding sequence ATGGCGCGCGAACGAAAATTTACAGATGAGCGTCTATTTCAAGTGACGAAACAACTGATTATTAGTGAGGGGTATGAAGCATTCACTTTTAGTAAATTAGCAGCTATCTTACAAGTATCCAGAGGCAGTATATATAAGTATTATGAAAATAGAGATGAACTAATATCTGAGTTTCTTATGTTTGAGATGAATCGTTTTCTAACTGATTTTAATAGTCTTGAGAAAATAGGCGATTTCCAAACGCAATTTAATGTTTTAATAGATTTTATTTTTGAGCATAGTAACATATACGAAGTAGTAGAAATCATCAATCAAATTCCAGGGAATTCAACCAAAAGAGTAGAAAATAACAAATCAAAGCTAAGTGAATATCATGTTGAAATGTATGAGCAGTTCCAAGGATTTATCGAGTTAGGTAGAAAAGAAAAAGTGATAAAAAGTTATTTACCGACTAGTGTAATATTAGGAATGATTTTTCAAATAATTGCAATTCCCAATCATTACGGTATTCCTCAAACGGAATGGGTTACTTCAATAAAAGAAATATTAAGTCATGGAATGTTCGATAAAGAGTAA